From Bacillus sp. Bos-x628, the proteins below share one genomic window:
- a CDS encoding DUF5359 family protein, giving the protein MKTIERWLFKAVIVQLILLIAVQITLHLTKGELFLSKVVQYEGVNNMSIEEWIETFKQKD; this is encoded by the coding sequence ATGAAAACAATTGAGAGATGGTTATTTAAAGCAGTTATAGTTCAGCTTATTCTTTTAATAGCAGTTCAAATCACACTCCATCTAACGAAAGGAGAACTGTTTTTGTCAAAAGTAGTGCAATATGAGGGTGTGAATAACATGAGTATTGAAGAGTGGATTGAGACGTTTAAGCAAAAGGATTGA
- a CDS encoding NAD(P)H-dependent glycerol-3-phosphate dehydrogenase has protein sequence MKKISVLGAGSWGTALALVLADNHHDVHIWGHRQELIDQINEKNENHDYLPNVKLPASIKATTDMKQALEDTETIIVAVPTKAIREVLKKAIEFIPSKVPFVHVSKGIEPDTLLRISQMIEQEVPASLREAVVVLSGPSHAEEVGLRHPTTVTVSSENIEAAQFVQDLFMNNHFRVYTNPDVIGVEIGGALKNIIALAAGITDGLGYGDNAKAALITRGLAEIARLGTKMGGNPLTFAGLTGVGDLIVTCTSVHSRNWRCGNLLGKGYKLEEVLEKMGMVVEGVRTTKGAYQLSKEYHVSMPITEALYHVLFEGKKVDDAVESLMARVKTHEMEDLVNMFENQSK, from the coding sequence ATGAAGAAAATTTCAGTACTTGGAGCAGGGAGCTGGGGAACAGCTCTTGCACTAGTATTAGCTGATAATCATCATGATGTACACATTTGGGGACATAGACAAGAGCTGATTGATCAAATCAATGAAAAAAATGAAAATCATGATTATTTACCAAATGTCAAACTACCAGCGTCTATCAAGGCTACAACAGATATGAAGCAAGCCTTAGAAGACACAGAGACTATCATTGTAGCTGTTCCGACAAAAGCGATACGTGAAGTATTGAAAAAGGCCATTGAGTTTATCCCATCAAAAGTGCCATTTGTTCATGTGAGCAAAGGGATCGAACCAGATACCCTACTCAGAATTTCACAAATGATTGAACAAGAAGTTCCAGCCTCTTTAAGAGAAGCGGTTGTCGTATTATCTGGACCGAGTCATGCAGAAGAAGTAGGCTTACGTCATCCGACAACAGTGACGGTCTCGTCAGAAAATATTGAAGCGGCACAATTTGTTCAAGATTTATTCATGAACAATCACTTTAGAGTGTATACAAACCCTGATGTGATTGGAGTCGAAATTGGCGGAGCACTGAAAAATATTATTGCCCTTGCGGCAGGTATTACAGACGGCCTTGGATACGGAGACAATGCGAAAGCGGCACTCATCACAAGAGGACTGGCTGAAATCGCACGTCTCGGGACGAAAATGGGAGGAAATCCTCTTACATTTGCCGGCTTAACAGGTGTTGGTGATTTAATTGTCACTTGTACAAGTGTTCACTCTCGGAACTGGCGCTGCGGGAATCTACTCGGTAAAGGGTATAAGCTAGAAGAAGTACTAGAGAAAATGGGGATGGTTGTTGAAGGCGTTCGTACAACAAAAGGCGCATATCAGTTGTCAAAAGAATATCATGTGAGTATGCCAATCACAGAAGCTTTGTATCATGTCTTGTTTGAAGGGAAAAAAGTGGACGATGCTGTAGAATCTTTAATGGCTCGTGTGAAAACACATGAGATGGAAGACCTTGTGAACATGTTTGAAAACCAGTCAAAATAA
- a CDS encoding YIEGIA family protein: MTNYTFPVIIGVIFGMAARLYMLRTDYRQYPTYIHGQVIHIALGFIASGLGAIIMPALIQEEFTAITFLTLAATQFRDVRNMERNTLTQLDSYELVSRGSTYIEGIAIAFESRNYIAILTALITTTACIFFSLFVGTVVGIICFFMARFLMSGSQMKDIVDIQKGELHFDGAGLFVDDIYIMNIGLPEKQKMILEHGMGFILTPKNFNAATTIANLGQRQAILFDLSNVLGVYRDSGEPSLCPLAKRDLNNGTLGVFILPQWKREDLAVRVLEEVPVLENAIRMPTDFIKKEAR, from the coding sequence ATGACAAATTACACGTTTCCTGTGATTATCGGTGTCATCTTTGGGATGGCAGCGAGGCTTTATATGTTAAGAACAGATTACCGGCAATATCCCACGTATATTCATGGACAAGTGATCCACATCGCACTTGGTTTTATTGCGTCAGGGCTGGGTGCGATCATTATGCCTGCACTAATTCAGGAAGAGTTCACAGCGATTACTTTTCTGACACTAGCGGCCACGCAATTTCGTGATGTACGCAATATGGAAAGAAATACATTAACACAATTGGATTCGTATGAGCTTGTATCAAGAGGCAGTACATATATTGAAGGAATTGCCATCGCATTTGAAAGTCGAAATTATATTGCGATTCTCACTGCACTTATTACCACAACAGCTTGTATTTTCTTCTCGCTGTTTGTTGGAACAGTGGTCGGTATCATATGTTTTTTCATGGCAAGGTTTTTAATGTCTGGCAGCCAAATGAAAGATATTGTCGATATCCAAAAAGGCGAACTGCATTTTGATGGAGCAGGGCTTTTTGTAGATGATATTTACATTATGAATATTGGTCTGCCAGAAAAGCAGAAAATGATTTTAGAGCATGGAATGGGTTTTATTTTAACTCCAAAAAACTTTAACGCAGCCACAACCATTGCGAACCTTGGGCAGCGGCAAGCGATTTTATTTGATTTATCCAATGTGCTTGGTGTGTATCGTGATTCTGGTGAACCATCGCTTTGTCCACTTGCAAAACGTGATCTGAATAATGGCACACTGGGGGTGTTCATTCTGCCGCAATGGAAACGTGAAGATTTGGCCGTTCGAGTATTAGAAGAGGTGCCGGTTTTAGAAAATGCCATTAGGATGCCGACAGATTTCATTAAAAAGGAAGCGAGGTAA
- a CDS encoding flagellar brake domain-containing protein: MLQIGDTITIEYVNENKELKNAKSKFLENNDDAICVHYPADKETGRTI, encoded by the coding sequence ATGTTACAAATAGGGGATACAATTACAATTGAATATGTCAATGAGAACAAAGAATTAAAAAACGCAAAATCGAAATTTTTGGAAAATAATGACGATGCCATTTGCGTTCATTATCCAGCCGATAAAGAAACAGGACGAACCATTTAA
- a CDS encoding PilZ domain-containing protein, whose amino-acid sequence MEKEKKILIVISIPPKEEMIRLQRREYLRVDTLVKAIISPPDVEPFETFMVNMSAGGVAIAVPKGVSLKEYDNVITEFELPLEPVKIKAVAEMNRICQDEKTGKTKAVMEFCEIATEHQQHIMKYCFQQQLLSRAKRA is encoded by the coding sequence TTGGAAAAAGAAAAGAAGATATTGATTGTCATTTCTATTCCGCCAAAAGAAGAAATGATTCGCCTTCAGCGCCGAGAATATTTGCGGGTTGATACGCTGGTCAAAGCAATTATCTCACCACCAGATGTTGAGCCTTTTGAAACATTTATGGTGAATATGAGTGCTGGCGGTGTCGCCATTGCTGTTCCAAAAGGCGTGTCTCTAAAAGAATACGATAATGTCATCACTGAATTTGAACTTCCGTTAGAACCAGTAAAAATTAAAGCGGTTGCAGAGATGAATCGTATCTGTCAAGATGAAAAGACAGGCAAAACAAAAGCGGTCATGGAGTTTTGTGAAATCGCAACTGAACATCAGCAGCACATCATGAAGTACTGTTTCCAGCAGCAACTTTTGTCGCGTGCAAAAAGAGCATAA
- a CDS encoding YpzI family protein has protein sequence MGKDRQEKRLKASRKVESDRDQSIHHKGATALEGPEDARKRNQ, from the coding sequence ATGGGAAAAGATAGACAAGAAAAACGCTTAAAGGCATCAAGAAAAGTTGAATCTGACCGTGATCAGTCGATTCATCATAAAGGGGCAACAGCATTAGAAGGTCCAGAGGACGCTAGAAAAAGAAATCAATAA
- the ypeB gene encoding germination protein YpeB, translating to MIRGILIAILGIAVISTGYWGYKEHQEKDAVLLHAENNYQRAFHDLTYQVDQLHDKLGATLAMNSQTSISPALADVWRMSTEAHNNVSQLPLTLMPFNKTEEFLANVGDFSYKSSVKSLSDKPLNKDTHQTITALYDQAADIQNELRQVQHLVLNNNLKWMDVEMALADGDKKNDNTIIDGLKTVERNADAFADVDLGPTNMSSKSEASGYSHLTGKNISKKEAIQIAQQFTPDHNHNFKVRKSGSKSNQDVYSLSMSDPDSRANFYLDLTEKGGHPVYLLQNRDVKKQKISLNEASKKALSFLKKHGFDTESFHLDESAQFDNIGVFTYVPLQKNVLLYPDSIRMKVALDDGEVVGFSAKDYLMNHKKRDIKAPKISQKEAEKTLNQHVKIQDTHLAIVQNDMSEEVLCYEFLGTIKNDTYRMFINADTGKEERVDKLKNAEPIYKDL from the coding sequence ATGATCAGAGGAATATTAATTGCTATTTTAGGAATTGCTGTTATCTCAACAGGCTACTGGGGCTATAAAGAACACCAAGAAAAAGATGCTGTTTTGCTTCATGCGGAGAACAACTACCAAAGAGCGTTTCACGATTTGACCTATCAAGTGGATCAACTGCACGATAAGCTGGGAGCTACACTTGCGATGAACAGCCAAACATCAATATCACCAGCACTTGCAGATGTTTGGAGAATGTCAACGGAAGCACATAATAATGTCAGTCAGCTTCCACTTACATTGATGCCTTTTAACAAAACGGAAGAGTTTTTAGCGAATGTCGGTGACTTTAGCTACAAATCGTCCGTAAAATCTCTATCAGACAAACCGCTTAACAAAGATACACATCAAACCATTACTGCTTTATATGATCAAGCGGCAGATATTCAAAACGAGCTAAGACAGGTACAGCATTTGGTATTGAACAATAACTTAAAATGGATGGATGTTGAAATGGCACTGGCTGACGGTGACAAAAAAAATGATAACACCATCATTGACGGTTTAAAAACGGTTGAGAGAAATGCGGATGCATTTGCGGATGTTGATCTTGGACCAACCAATATGTCATCTAAATCAGAGGCAAGCGGCTACAGTCATTTAACAGGAAAAAACATTTCGAAAAAAGAAGCCATCCAAATTGCTCAGCAGTTTACGCCCGATCATAATCACAACTTTAAGGTGCGAAAAAGCGGAAGCAAGTCAAATCAAGATGTCTACAGCTTATCGATGTCAGATCCAGACAGTCGAGCGAATTTTTATTTAGATCTGACTGAAAAAGGCGGACACCCAGTGTACCTTCTCCAAAATAGGGACGTCAAGAAACAAAAAATCAGTTTAAATGAAGCCTCTAAAAAAGCACTAAGTTTCTTGAAAAAGCATGGATTTGACACAGAATCATTCCACTTAGATGAGAGTGCGCAATTTGACAATATTGGGGTATTCACCTATGTGCCTCTTCAAAAAAACGTATTACTTTATCCAGACAGTATTCGGATGAAAGTGGCGTTAGATGATGGAGAAGTCGTTGGATTTTCGGCAAAAGACTATTTAATGAACCATAAAAAGCGAGACATAAAAGCGCCTAAAATTTCTCAAAAAGAAGCTGAGAAGACGCTCAATCAACATGTGAAGATTCAGGATACACATTTAGCAATCGTTCAAAATGATATGTCAGAGGAAGTTCTTTGCTATGAGTTTCTCGGAACGATTAAAAACGACACATATCGGATGTTTATCAATGCAGATACTGGAAAAGAAGAAAGAGTAGATAAATTAAAAAACGCAGAACCTATATATAAAGACCTATAG
- a CDS encoding DUF2768 domain-containing protein, with the protein MSFALIKMWFALGSMGLMFLAVVTIYLSRFKLKSRFLKITASTIAYSLMIISGIIVFLVVFSGPVNE; encoded by the coding sequence ATGAGTTTTGCTTTAATCAAGATGTGGTTTGCACTTGGCTCAATGGGGCTCATGTTTTTAGCCGTTGTGACCATTTACTTGAGCAGGTTTAAGCTAAAAAGTCGATTTCTTAAAATAACAGCCTCCACCATTGCATACAGCCTTATGATCATATCAGGTATTATTGTGTTTTTAGTTGTATTTAGCGGACCGGTTAATGAATAA
- the cmk gene encoding (d)CMP kinase has translation MKKKLSIAIDGPAAAGKSTVAKIVAAKKSYIYIDTGAMYRAITLAALSQGIDLEDEQALEALLKKTVIELVSTDEGQKVHLNNTDVTEAIRTDRVSNQVSVVAKHRAVREEMVRRQQELGKRGGVVMDGRDIGTHVLPDAEVKIFLLASVEERAKRRFEENKKKGFDVNYDQLIEEIARRDKLDSEREVSPLKKADDAIEIDTTSLSIQEVAGKILDAADRLEKQ, from the coding sequence ATGAAAAAGAAATTATCTATTGCAATTGATGGTCCTGCAGCAGCAGGAAAAAGCACTGTGGCAAAAATTGTCGCTGCAAAAAAATCATATATTTATATCGATACAGGTGCGATGTACCGCGCGATTACACTTGCGGCGCTGAGCCAAGGTATTGACCTAGAAGATGAACAGGCGCTTGAGGCCTTATTAAAAAAGACAGTGATTGAACTTGTTTCAACTGATGAAGGTCAAAAAGTACACCTTAACAATACCGATGTCACAGAGGCCATTAGAACAGACCGTGTCAGCAATCAAGTATCTGTTGTGGCGAAACACAGAGCTGTTCGTGAAGAAATGGTTCGCCGGCAGCAGGAGCTTGGCAAACGAGGCGGGGTTGTCATGGATGGAAGAGACATCGGCACTCACGTTCTTCCGGATGCTGAAGTGAAAATTTTCTTGCTAGCTTCAGTTGAAGAAAGAGCAAAACGCCGTTTTGAAGAAAATAAGAAAAAGGGGTTTGATGTAAATTACGATCAATTGATCGAAGAGATTGCAAGACGTGACAAACTCGATTCAGAGCGGGAGGTGTCACCGCTTAAGAAGGCAGACGATGCAATCGAAATTGACACAACTTCCCTATCCATTCAAGAGGTGGCAGGCAAAATTTTAGATGCTGCTGACCGTTTAGAAAAACAGTAA
- the spoIVA gene encoding stage IV sporulation protein A, with protein MEKVDIFKDIAERTGGDIYLGVVGAVRTGKSTFIKKFMELVVLPNINNEADRARAQDELPQSAAGKTIMTTEPKFVPNQAASIHVSDGLDVNIRLVDCVGYTVPGARGYEDENGPRMINTPWYEEPIPFHEAAEIGTRKVIQEHSTIGVVITTDGSIGEIPRHDYIESEERVIDELKEVGKPFIMVINSVRPYHPETEALRQDLSEKYDIPVLAMSVESMREQDVLSVLREALYEFPVLEVNVNLPSWVMVLKEDHWLRESYQDSVKETVKDIKRLRDVDRVVGQFSEFDFIERAGLAGIEMGQGIAEIDLYAPDDLYDHILKEVVGVEIRGKDHLLELMQDFAHAKTEYDQVSDALKMVKQTGYGIAAPALSDMSLDEPEIIRQGSRFGVRLKAVAPSIHMIKVDVESEFAPIIGTEKQSEELVRYLMQDFEDDPLSIWNSDIFGRSLSSLVREGIQAKLSLMPENARYKLKETLERIINEGSGGLIAIIL; from the coding sequence TTGGAAAAAGTCGATATTTTCAAGGATATCGCTGAACGAACAGGAGGCGATATATATTTAGGGGTCGTTGGAGCTGTTCGTACAGGGAAATCTACGTTTATTAAAAAGTTTATGGAGCTCGTGGTGCTCCCGAATATCAATAATGAGGCTGATCGTGCACGAGCACAAGATGAATTGCCGCAAAGCGCAGCAGGAAAAACGATTATGACCACAGAACCAAAATTTGTGCCCAATCAAGCAGCATCCATTCACGTCAGTGATGGCCTTGATGTGAACATCAGACTTGTAGATTGTGTAGGTTATACGGTTCCTGGTGCACGCGGATATGAAGATGAAAATGGCCCTAGAATGATCAACACGCCGTGGTATGAGGAACCGATCCCGTTTCATGAAGCAGCGGAAATTGGTACACGCAAGGTCATCCAAGAGCATTCAACAATTGGTGTTGTCATTACAACAGATGGTTCGATTGGGGAAATACCAAGACATGACTATATCGAATCTGAAGAACGAGTGATTGACGAGCTCAAAGAAGTTGGTAAACCGTTTATTATGGTGATCAACTCTGTAAGACCGTATCATCCAGAGACAGAAGCACTGCGTCAGGATTTAAGCGAAAAATATGATATACCTGTACTTGCCATGAGTGTGGAAAGTATGCGAGAGCAGGACGTACTAAGTGTCCTGCGTGAGGCATTATATGAATTCCCAGTGCTTGAGGTGAATGTGAATTTGCCAAGCTGGGTTATGGTTTTAAAAGAGGATCATTGGCTAAGAGAGAGTTATCAGGATTCAGTCAAGGAAACCGTAAAGGATATTAAAAGATTAAGAGATGTGGACCGGGTTGTTGGACAATTCAGTGAATTTGATTTCATTGAGAGAGCGGGCTTAGCTGGTATTGAAATGGGGCAGGGCATCGCTGAAATTGACCTGTACGCACCTGATGATCTGTACGATCATATCTTAAAAGAAGTGGTTGGAGTGGAAATTAGGGGCAAAGACCATCTTCTTGAGCTCATGCAAGATTTTGCTCACGCAAAGACAGAATATGATCAAGTGTCCGATGCATTAAAAATGGTCAAACAAACTGGCTATGGAATTGCTGCGCCAGCCCTGTCAGACATGAGTTTAGATGAGCCGGAAATCATCCGCCAAGGATCAAGATTCGGCGTCAGATTAAAAGCAGTCGCACCGTCTATTCATATGATTAAGGTTGATGTAGAGAGCGAATTTGCACCGATTATCGGGACAGAAAAACAAAGTGAAGAGCTCGTACGCTACTTGATGCAAGATTTTGAAGATGACCCATTATCTATTTGGAATTCAGATATATTTGGCCGTTCCCTCAGCTCACTTGTACGAGAAGGCATTCAAGCGAAGCTGTCTCTTATGCCGGAAAATGCAAGATATAAACTGAAGGAAACACTTGAAAGAATTATTAACGAAGGATCAGGCGGTTTAATCGCGATCATTCTATAA
- the rpsA gene encoding 30S ribosomal protein S1, translated as MTEEMNQIDVQVPEVGDVVKGIVSQVEDKHVNVDIVNVKQPGIIPISELSSLHVEKASDVVKEGDELELKVTKVEDDALILSKRAVDADRAWEDLEKKFETKEVFEAEVKDVVKGGLVVDIGVRGFIPASLVEAHYVEDFTDYKGKTLSLVVVELDREKNRVILSHRAVVEQEQLDKKQDFLQKLEVGSVIEGKVQRLTDFGAFVDIGGIDGLVHISQLSHAHVEKPSDVVEEGQEVKVKVLAVDRDNERISLSIKETLPGPWSQIGEKVKQGDVLEGTVQRLVSFGAFVEILPGVEGLVHISQISHKHIGTPQEVLEEGQTVKVKVLDVNEEDERISLSIRDLEENPDKQIEENYRQYQAKEENTSGFQLGDLIGDKLNKLK; from the coding sequence ATGACAGAGGAAATGAATCAAATCGATGTTCAGGTACCAGAGGTTGGAGATGTTGTGAAAGGGATTGTTTCTCAAGTTGAGGACAAGCATGTAAATGTTGATATCGTCAACGTGAAACAACCTGGGATCATCCCAATCAGTGAATTATCAAGTCTTCACGTTGAAAAAGCATCAGATGTCGTGAAAGAAGGCGACGAGTTAGAGCTTAAAGTCACAAAGGTCGAAGACGATGCTTTGATTTTATCGAAACGTGCTGTTGATGCAGACCGCGCTTGGGAAGACCTAGAGAAAAAGTTTGAAACAAAAGAAGTATTTGAAGCTGAAGTAAAAGACGTTGTCAAAGGTGGTCTTGTTGTAGACATCGGTGTGCGAGGGTTTATTCCAGCATCTCTTGTAGAAGCACACTATGTGGAAGATTTCACAGATTACAAAGGCAAGACGTTGTCACTTGTAGTAGTTGAGCTTGACCGCGAAAAAAACCGCGTGATTCTCTCACATCGTGCAGTGGTTGAGCAAGAGCAATTAGATAAAAAGCAAGACTTCCTGCAAAAGCTTGAAGTAGGAAGTGTCATTGAAGGAAAAGTACAGCGCCTGACTGATTTTGGTGCATTTGTCGACATTGGCGGCATTGATGGATTAGTTCACATTTCTCAACTATCCCATGCTCATGTTGAAAAACCATCAGACGTTGTAGAAGAGGGACAAGAAGTGAAGGTCAAAGTACTTGCTGTTGATCGTGACAACGAACGCATTTCACTTTCTATTAAAGAAACATTGCCAGGACCTTGGAGCCAAATTGGTGAAAAAGTGAAACAAGGTGATGTGCTTGAAGGAACCGTGCAGCGACTTGTGAGCTTTGGTGCGTTTGTCGAAATTCTCCCAGGTGTAGAAGGACTTGTGCATATTTCTCAAATTTCACATAAACATATCGGTACACCACAAGAAGTTCTTGAAGAAGGGCAGACGGTCAAAGTAAAAGTGCTTGATGTGAATGAAGAGGATGAACGCATTTCACTAAGCATTCGTGATTTAGAAGAAAATCCTGATAAACAAATAGAGGAAAATTATCGTCAATATCAGGCGAAAGAAGAAAACACAAGTGGATTTCAACTTGGTGATCTGATTGGTGATAAACTCAATAAACTAAAATAA
- the fni gene encoding type 2 isopentenyl-diphosphate Delta-isomerase: protein MTRAERKKQHIEHALSTGQHAATGLEDISFVHVGLPDLATSQIDTHTTIGGLKFGSPIFINAMTGGGGAATYDINRSLSRAAKETNIPVAVGSQMAALKDKQERQTYEIVRKVNPDGLVFANLGSEASITQAQEAVDMLEANLLQIHLNVIQEIVMPEGDRDFRGAIERIEAITQSVGVPVVVKEVGFGMSKETAKKLYDAGVAAVDVGGFGGTNFSKIENLRRQKALRFFDHWGITTAASLAEVHTAFQDQTVLASGGIQDALDVTKSLALGASAAGLAGVFLKSLMNGGESGLISDIIDLQEDLKMLMTVLGTKTIQELRQTPIVITGNTSHWLKERGVDTTYYSLRSRYRGM, encoded by the coding sequence TTGACGCGAGCAGAAAGAAAGAAACAACACATTGAGCATGCCTTGTCGACTGGCCAGCATGCAGCAACAGGTTTAGAAGATATTTCCTTCGTTCACGTCGGTCTACCAGATCTTGCGACTTCACAAATTGATACACATACAACAATTGGCGGACTGAAATTCGGTTCGCCAATTTTTATCAATGCAATGACTGGTGGGGGAGGAGCGGCGACCTATGACATTAATCGCTCTTTGTCTAGAGCGGCGAAGGAAACCAACATCCCAGTGGCAGTAGGTTCACAAATGGCTGCACTTAAGGACAAGCAAGAAAGACAAACATATGAAATTGTCCGAAAAGTCAACCCAGATGGACTTGTTTTTGCTAATTTAGGTAGTGAAGCATCGATTACACAGGCGCAAGAAGCTGTCGATATGCTAGAGGCGAATTTACTTCAGATTCACTTGAATGTGATTCAAGAAATCGTGATGCCGGAAGGAGATCGTGATTTTCGAGGTGCTATTGAACGAATTGAAGCGATTACTCAATCCGTAGGAGTACCTGTTGTCGTAAAAGAAGTCGGCTTTGGGATGAGCAAAGAGACGGCAAAGAAATTATATGATGCTGGTGTAGCTGCAGTAGATGTTGGAGGTTTTGGCGGAACCAATTTCTCTAAGATTGAAAACCTTCGGCGCCAGAAAGCACTTCGCTTTTTTGATCATTGGGGTATCACTACTGCAGCGAGTCTTGCTGAAGTGCATACAGCCTTTCAAGATCAAACGGTTTTAGCTTCTGGAGGTATTCAAGATGCACTTGATGTAACGAAATCACTTGCACTTGGCGCATCCGCTGCTGGTTTGGCGGGGGTTTTCTTGAAATCACTCATGAATGGAGGAGAAAGTGGTCTGATTTCTGACATCATTGATCTTCAAGAGGATTTGAAGATGCTCATGACTGTCCTTGGTACTAAAACCATTCAAGAACTTAGACAAACACCGATTGTGATCACAGGTAATACGAGTCATTGGCTGAAAGAAAGAGGCGTTGACACGACGTATTATAGCTTAAGATCACGATACAGAGGCATGTGA
- the der gene encoding ribosome biogenesis GTPase Der — protein sequence MGKPVVAIVGRPNVGKSTIFNRIAGERISIVEDTPGVTRDRIYSSAEWLNYDFNLIDTGGIDIGDEPFLAQIRHQAEIAMDEADVIIFMVNGRDGVTSADEEVAKMLYRTKKPVVLAVNKLDNPEMRTEVYDFYALGFGEPYPVSGTHGLGLGDLLDAVAEHFKNLFDTQYDEEVVQFCLIGRPNVGKSSLVNAMLGEERVIVSNIAGTTRDAVDTLFTYNQRDFVIVDTAGMRKKGKVYETTEKYSVLRALKAIERSDVVAVVLDGEEGIIEQDKRIAGYAHEAGKAVVIVVNKWDAVEKDERTMKEFEQNIREHFQFLDYAPVLFMSALTKKRIHTLMPSIITASENHAMRVQTNILNDIIMDAVAMNPTPTHNGQRLKIYYATQVAIKPPSFVVFVNDPELMHFSYERFLENRIRDAFGFEGTPIKIFARARK from the coding sequence ATGGGTAAACCTGTCGTAGCCATTGTTGGAAGGCCCAACGTTGGAAAATCTACAATTTTTAATCGAATTGCAGGCGAAAGAATATCGATTGTAGAAGACACACCTGGTGTAACAAGAGATCGAATCTATAGTTCTGCTGAATGGTTAAATTATGACTTTAATTTAATAGATACTGGTGGAATAGATATTGGAGATGAGCCATTTTTGGCGCAAATTCGCCATCAGGCTGAGATCGCAATGGATGAAGCGGATGTCATTATCTTTATGGTAAATGGTCGAGATGGCGTGACATCAGCAGATGAAGAAGTCGCAAAAATGTTGTATCGCACGAAAAAACCAGTCGTACTTGCAGTCAATAAACTGGACAACCCTGAAATGAGAACCGAAGTATATGACTTTTATGCACTAGGTTTTGGAGAGCCATATCCGGTTTCTGGAACTCACGGACTTGGCTTAGGGGATTTGCTTGATGCAGTAGCAGAGCATTTTAAAAATCTGTTCGATACACAATATGATGAAGAAGTTGTGCAGTTTTGCTTAATTGGGCGTCCAAATGTAGGGAAATCCTCTTTAGTCAATGCCATGCTTGGGGAAGAGCGGGTCATTGTGAGCAACATTGCTGGCACAACAAGAGATGCTGTTGATACGTTGTTTACGTACAATCAGCGTGACTTTGTCATTGTAGATACAGCGGGTATGAGAAAAAAAGGGAAAGTATACGAAACAACTGAGAAATACAGTGTACTCCGCGCTTTAAAAGCAATTGAACGTTCTGATGTTGTAGCCGTTGTACTTGACGGTGAAGAGGGCATTATTGAGCAGGATAAACGAATTGCAGGCTATGCACACGAAGCCGGTAAAGCTGTTGTGATCGTTGTGAATAAGTGGGATGCTGTTGAAAAAGATGAGCGTACAATGAAGGAGTTTGAGCAAAACATTCGTGAGCATTTTCAATTCCTTGATTACGCACCAGTCTTGTTCATGTCTGCTCTTACGAAAAAGAGAATCCATACCTTGATGCCGTCCATTATTACAGCAAGTGAGAATCATGCAATGCGTGTTCAAACAAATATTCTAAATGATATTATTATGGATGCAGTAGCAATGAATCCAACACCGACACATAATGGACAACGTCTGAAAATCTACTACGCGACACAGGTAGCTATTAAGCCGCCATCATTTGTTGTGTTTGTCAACGATCCAGAGCTTATGCATTTTTCTTATGAGCGTTTCCTAGAAAACCGTATTCGAGATGCGTTTGGCTTTGAGGGTACACCAATTAAAATATTTGCGAGAGCGAGAAAATAA